The DNA window ATTGCAATGGAATGAATTGCTGATGTTTCGGCAAGCTTCGCAAATGTGCTCGCGTTGAAAAACGACTCCGCCCTTAATAGCTGTTAAATGAATCCTCTGATAAAAATTAGTAGTTTGTTATTCGCTTTCACTCTTTTGGCGACTGCTCAACCCTTCAGCAATGAGATGGGCGGCGGACTATCTCCAGACGATACGATTGTGTATAAAAAGGTTTCTGGTGAAGTGACTGAGTTGAAGCTCCATTTATTCTATCCCGAGGGATATGATTCGGTTAGGAGTTATCCGGGGATCGTATTGTTCTTTGGTGGAGGTTGGAACGGTGGTACTCCTGCTCATTTTTATGTTCATGCCAAATATCTGGCCTCTCGAGGCATGATTGTCATTTGCCCGGATTACCGTACCAAGACGAGTCACGGAGCTTTGCCGTATCAGTGTGTGGAGGATGGAAAGGCTGCTATGCGTTATGTGCGCAGCCATGCCAAAGAGCTTGGGCTCGATCCCCGGCGTATTGCAGCCGGAGGAGGTTCTGCGGGTGGACATGTCGCCGCGGCGACTGCTACTCTGGAGCGTTTTGATGCAGGTAATAATCTCGACGTCAGTCCTGTGCCTGATGCGCTGGTTTTGTTTAACCCTGTTTATGACAACGGTCCCGATGGTTATGGCTATGAAAGGGTCAAAGATTATTGGGAATTCTTTTCACCGATGAACAATCTGAAAGCGGAAGGTCCGCCCGCTATCGTTTTCTTTGGCGATAGTGATAAATTGGTTCCGGTATCCACTGCTGAGGAGTATCAAAGGCGCATGCATGAGCTTGGTCTGCGTAGTGAACTGCACGTATTCGCAAATCAGAGCCACGGTTTTTTCAATTGGGGAAATGATAAGTCTCCGGACAAGGAGATCGTTGTATCCACCTTCACCGCTATGGACACCTTTCTTGCCTCATTGGGTTTTCTCGAAGGGGAGCCGACCGCAGTTGAATGGGTGGCTGCGCACCGGTAGACCACATTTCGCAACAAGCATTCGGGCATTCATAGAATATGGATCAGGAGATCACATTTAAAACCGTCGATGTCATTCTGTCGCTAGATTGTTCCGAGAACGAAGAGGAATGGAAAAAAGAGGCCGCCCTGGCATTGGGCGTAGAGGTAGAAGAAATTGCCGACATTCGATTGAGAAAGCATTCCATTGATGCTCGGCAGAAGATCATCAAAATTCAGTTACGCCTCGAGGTTTCGTTGGAAGGACCATTGCCGCCCGATCCGGAATTGAAACCTCAATACAAAAAGATTTCGGATGTTGCACGGAAGATTATCATTGTTGGCTGTGGCCCTGCCGGAATGTTTGCAGCGCTTCGATCCATTGAATTAGGATTCAAACCTATCATTCTCGAACGTGGGAAAGACGCCTCGAGTCGACGGTTCGACCTGGCTCCTTTGCTGCGTGAAGGTCGAGTCATCGAGGATTCCAATTACTGCTTCGGCGAGGGAGGTGCTGGAACCTTTTCTGATGGAAAATTGTATACGCGTGCGACCAAACGTGGACCCGTTCGCACTATTTATGAAACATTGGTAGCGCATGGAGCTCCCAACCGCATATTAACGGATGCGCATCCGCATATTGGATCCAATCTTCTCCCCAATGTGGTTATGGCTATGCGCAAAACCATCCTTAAAATGGGTGGTGAGGTTCATTTTGAAAGGCGTGTAGTAGGTCTACTTAAGTCGGCCGATGGTGTTCAGATTTACGGAGTCCAGACTTCGAGCGGCGAAGCGTTTACTGGTGAAGCAGTTATTCTGGCAACCGGTCACAGTGCTCGAGATATTTATCAGCTTCTGCACAAGGAAAATATTCTAATCGAGCAGACTCCCTTTGCGGTAGGGGTTCGCATTGAGCATCCCCAGTCGTTGATTGATAGCATGCAATATCATTTTCCCCGGGAGACAGACCGTCCTTTGATTTTGCCTGCGGCTCGATACCAGTTGGCTACGAAGATCGATGGCCGTGGTGTGCACTCATTTTGTATGTGTCCCGGAGGATTTATTGTTCCTGCAGCAACGGAAAATGATGAGGTAGTTGTGAATGGAATGTCCCTGGCTCGACGCGATTCACCCTTTGCTAATAGTGGAATTGTTGTGACGGTGGAGCCCGAAGACACAGCTGAATTTCAAAAGGAACACGGGGTGTTAGCAGGAGTGGCTTTTCAAAAAGCACTGGAAGTGCTTGCTTCGAAAGCAGGTGGAGGAAAACAGCAGGCTCCTGGACAACGAGTGACAGATTTTTTGAAAAACCGATTATCAAAGGATTTGCCGGATACCAGTTACCGTCCTGGAATTGTGTCCGCTCCGCTGCATCAAATGATGCCCCGATTTATTACCAAACGAATGCAGCGTGGTCTCACTCAATTTGGAAAATCCAAACCCGGATATATAACTGCTGAAGCAAACTTGCTTGGCTTTGAAACTCGAACCAGCTCGCCGGTTCGGATTCCTAGAGTCCACCAGACTTGTGAGCACGTTGAACTAAAGCGCCTGTATCCGTGTGGCGAGGGAGCCGGTTATGCCGGCGGAATTGTGTCGGCAGCTTTGGATGGAATCCGTTGTGCAGAATCCGCTGGTTCGAATGTGAGTTGAGGTGTAAATGGTCGAAGTCGGAAGATGTCCATTGTGAATAGCCGAAGCAGTTGAAGAATAGGAAATATGAACGTCGACCCAATTACCGCCTTCTTCGACCCCTGCTATGGGAGATTCCTCTTCTTATGGTACTTTTAATTGGTCTAGAAAGTGAATGATTGATTTGTATGCATTCTCGGCCTTCTGAACTAATGCTTCGTCCATTTCTATTTGCTCAGCGCTAGTTGAGGTTTGTTTTAATATTCTACCAGTTTTAATGTTTTGAGATGAATCTCCAATGCCGGTTGCTCCTGTTTTGGGAAATATTTTATATTCCCGACTGAGAGGTTCCTTTAAATGCAAAAACTTTTCTATCTGTTTTAAAGTTGTATCGGTTTCGTTCACTATGTCTTCCGATAAGATTAGAATCCAATTTTCCCGAGGTAGCTTGTAAGCAAGTTCTTTAATGTCTTTTAGTCTGTCGAAGTAATACTGAGTAAACTTTTCTGGATCTCTAAACTCGCCAAATCCACCCTTTCTTCCCAAAACAAGTGCGCTGCGGATCGTGTCGATGGGTTTTCTAATCAGAAAAATGTATTTTATCGGATAGGCGTTAAAGAATTCTTCGGAAGGATCGCTTCTTTTATGCAATATCCTATCCAATAAGTATTGCGGGCTTTTCCATTTAAGTTCGAGCCACAGTCTAAGACGCATCCTATACAAGTCACGTTTTGATCGATAAATTCCGTGTAATTCCATGTATCCATCTATTGCTGAATGACTCCCAATTACATGTGCCAGCAAAGTGGATCGGCTTCTCATGTGGCCAATGATGAAAAGATAACTGACCTTTTTTGTGAAGACTTTTGGGTGAAAGATGCTTGTTATTAGAACATCACATATCGTGTTGAATCTCATCAATAATTGTTTTTCACACCAACCTTTGGGTACGTAATTGACTCCGAGAATTCTCAGGCGGTCGCTTTGGTAAGTTACCTTATTTTAATGTGCTCTGTGACTTTCCAAACGGCCGGTTTACCTTTTGTTTGCAGGCTCAACCAGTTGAGTGCCGCCTCGTGAACGATTTCGTGACCTCCCTTGAAAAGTGTGATCCGGGAGGTGGCTGTGGATTTACGAAAAACAGGCTTATTCTTTCCATAGATGGGATCATTTAAATTGTCGCTTTGTAGTCCGGCAGGAGCTTTTTGGGTGTCATAGAAAACCTTGATTTCCTCTTTGCTAAATCGATCCGACTCCGGGACCACCAAATTGAATGCGTTCAACGAATGCGTAAAAGGGACACTCCCTTTCCGACCGTCGTCGATCCCGTGATTGATATCGAGGTTCACCGAACCAGCATTTTCCAAATAGGAAAGAGGAGAACGTGCACGCGCTTGTCGGGTCGCCTCCAGGTCTATTCCGGGTTTTCCGCCACAGGCTTTCTCGATCTCAGATGCGTAGCGCTCTGGGCCAAAAGCCGACTTTTGCTCCCACCAAGCCTGAATGTCCGTAATGCCGCACCAGGCAGAGACACCGGCCCAAATCTCTGGATGACGACCTGCCATGAGAAGTGACATGTGCCCACCTCCGGAAACGCCGACGAGGTAGATTCGGTTCTCGTCCACGTTGTATTGTGATTTCATGTAATCCACCGCACTAACTATATCCGCTACAGCGAGTTCCGAGCCCAGGGCATTGGGCGTGCGATTTTTACCACGGAAATTGGGATGGATCATGAACCAGTCGTTTTGGATACACCAATCTCCGAATAGGGGTTGTCCACCTTCTTGTGTGAAATCATCAGACCAGGTGTGCAGGGCTACCAGCAGAGGCCGGTCCCCCTTATCGGCTTTAGGTGCATATACCAAGCTTGGTTGTTCCGAATTATCGATGCTGGATGGGTAGTAAGTCTCTTTCGCTTTTCGGGACCATCTGTTTTGAGCATCAGCGTTTAACAATGAACCGAGTATAAAAGCTGTTAGGAGCGCAATCCTTGTGAATCTGGAATGGGTAAATAATTTCATCTAAATCGGGTACTTTCAG is part of the Verrucomicrobiota bacterium genome and encodes:
- a CDS encoding prolyl oligopeptidase family serine peptidase encodes the protein MKLFTHSRFTRIALLTAFILGSLLNADAQNRWSRKAKETYYPSSIDNSEQPSLVYAPKADKGDRPLLVALHTWSDDFTQEGGQPLFGDWCIQNDWFMIHPNFRGKNRTPNALGSELAVADIVSAVDYMKSQYNVDENRIYLVGVSGGGHMSLLMAGRHPEIWAGVSAWCGITDIQAWWEQKSAFGPERYASEIEKACGGKPGIDLEATRQARARSPLSYLENAGSVNLDINHGIDDGRKGSVPFTHSLNAFNLVVPESDRFSKEEIKVFYDTQKAPAGLQSDNLNDPIYGKNKPVFRKSTATSRITLFKGGHEIVHEAALNWLSLQTKGKPAVWKVTEHIKIR
- a CDS encoding alpha/beta hydrolase; amino-acid sequence: MNPLIKISSLLFAFTLLATAQPFSNEMGGGLSPDDTIVYKKVSGEVTELKLHLFYPEGYDSVRSYPGIVLFFGGGWNGGTPAHFYVHAKYLASRGMIVICPDYRTKTSHGALPYQCVEDGKAAMRYVRSHAKELGLDPRRIAAGGGSAGGHVAAATATLERFDAGNNLDVSPVPDALVLFNPVYDNGPDGYGYERVKDYWEFFSPMNNLKAEGPPAIVFFGDSDKLVPVSTAEEYQRRMHELGLRSELHVFANQSHGFFNWGNDKSPDKEIVVSTFTAMDTFLASLGFLEGEPTAVEWVAAHR
- a CDS encoding FAD-binding protein codes for the protein MDQEITFKTVDVILSLDCSENEEEWKKEAALALGVEVEEIADIRLRKHSIDARQKIIKIQLRLEVSLEGPLPPDPELKPQYKKISDVARKIIIVGCGPAGMFAALRSIELGFKPIILERGKDASSRRFDLAPLLREGRVIEDSNYCFGEGGAGTFSDGKLYTRATKRGPVRTIYETLVAHGAPNRILTDAHPHIGSNLLPNVVMAMRKTILKMGGEVHFERRVVGLLKSADGVQIYGVQTSSGEAFTGEAVILATGHSARDIYQLLHKENILIEQTPFAVGVRIEHPQSLIDSMQYHFPRETDRPLILPAARYQLATKIDGRGVHSFCMCPGGFIVPAATENDEVVVNGMSLARRDSPFANSGIVVTVEPEDTAEFQKEHGVLAGVAFQKALEVLASKAGGGKQQAPGQRVTDFLKNRLSKDLPDTSYRPGIVSAPLHQMMPRFITKRMQRGLTQFGKSKPGYITAEANLLGFETRTSSPVRIPRVHQTCEHVELKRLYPCGEGAGYAGGIVSAALDGIRCAESAGSNVS